CAGTAACATTCCTATTTGCAAAACTTACCGTCTGTACACTTTGGTTCAAATGTTTAAAGTACAGTGGGGGTGATGTGTAAGGGGAAACAGAGTATGGAAATTGTCTGCTGGACCCCTGAACCACTAGTTTCAGTAATAACAGTCATGTAAATTGTctcttttttactttaaatttacattttaaaaggtttcaCATTTCTCATTGTAAACtggtgattaaaacaaaaagtggGCTGAGTTAACTAGACCACTGTGACCGAGAAGGTGCCTGTTAATGTGGGACACTTAAGATTTTGCATTAGCAGAAAGACCACAAATGTAGgtcattacatttaaaagttCAAAAGAAGTTtccacactgaaaatgaatgaataacagGCAAAGagcttgatttgtttttcttgcacGAACATGAGTGCTTGGGCCAGTTTTTGTTGAAACATAGAAGTGTGAAGATGGACAAAGGAATACTTTCATTGCCAGCTGAGCACACAAGCAAATctcccttcttttctttttttttttactacataaaacaaacaaaaatgatccATAAGACAAAGAGGAACCATAATACCAAACAGACAGGATCTAGTAAGAGACAACCACAGACAGGGATTTAACTAATGCTATTAGATAAACTGAGATCTACTActgactatttttttaaattgtagtCATAGATATTTTCTTGAATGGTTTGGTATGGTTGAGTGCGTTCAGAAGCTTTTGGGGGAAATAATTGTATTTGAGGTGAAATTGTGGAATTAGTGGGATTAGAGGAATTAGCTCAGTGGCACATGTAGAGAAACACTGAATGATGTCCAGATTTCATCAAATAGCTTTATTTGATTTTTGGAAAGggttgctattattatttttttccattgagatGTGTTCAACAAATTTAACAATTGAGATGTATTGACTTTATCTTTGCTTTTCCAGTCAAAGAATATTTTACACATGCAGACCATGATTACCTCAAATTACTCTTATTGTCATCCTCATCATTGgtatcatcttcatcatcacatCATTTCTGTTGGATCTTCAAGACCACTTCATGGTTCTGGTTTTAAATTCATGATATGATAGGTAATAAGATTGTGTTCTTTGCTTTGTTTGCAGTTTCCATTAAGATAACAccagacgagagagagagagagagagagagagagagagagagagatacttaAAAGTAAGAGAGTAAGAGATACTTAAAAGCTCTCCATTTGTATGGTTATTGAAAATTGCTTGCTTataaccaaaaaagaaaaccatatTTTTGTAGAATTATAAGATCACACATAAAGTtgatatttaaattatgtttttagcCTGACCTTTATATACTGTCTTTATAAATACTTATTTTGTCTTGTGTCAACTTCAAGGAGCTTTCAAGTGAATGACATGGCTTTCTGCAGGAAAGTGTGGGATATATTGTTTGTTAACCTTCTCTGCTGGAAAATTGGATGTatgtacacattttttatttgtttttgttattctcCTTCTTAATCTTGTGTTCAAGTAAGAACACAAATGACAATTAATTTGTAGAGTATTTACTTTGATTACGATCTTAATTATTGCATACACAATGAAACCTTATAAAATGTGCATTCTACGTGACATTTGAGAGTCATAATCTTCTTTCGTCATCTTAATGCAGCTGTAGTGTCGGAATGCTTTCAGTTTTGATCATGACCCTTATGCAGCGTCAAATATGGCGGCTCAACTAGTCCATTGTGTTTCTCCCTCCAGCTTCCATGCAAGTGATTTGTAGCGGAGTCCTTCAGGTGGAACCTGGTATTGTGGTGTACATGGGCTCTGAGCTGACTGTCCTCTGTCGCTCATATGTGGAGCGCTGCGGCAGGCACTTCTCCATTTATCTCAACCGCCAGCTCCAGGGCCCCCTAGAGGTGATCAACTGCACCACAGTGAGCCTGCGACTGGCTAACGTTGTGCCCAATGCTCAGCTGGTCTGCAGAGTGAGCCAGGACAAAATGCAGCAGACCGTGTGCGGAACGGTCCTCCAGCCTGGCTGTACGCCATCTATCATCATCAGTAATAACCGTTCACAACCTGTGTACTTGATTGCCAATTATGTGGTTATGATGAAAATAGCAAGAGATAAAGAATCTAATGAAATTAGTACCAAAAGGGTGCCATTATTGACTTGAATTGACAGTGTAGATAGCCTAATTGAACAAGTCACTGATGGTAATAGTACTTGAATAGTAGCTAAAATGAAGCATATATTTACTTGTGGAGTTGGAAAATGTTGGGATTcagtttatgttattttttcattctgatCTATGTTGATGTGACTAATGTAATGTTTGGCATGGTGTACAGCCCATGAGAGCAGGAAATGTAAGCAGCCTGTCTCTACAGTTCCTCCAGAGAAGCCTACTGGACTGAGATGTTTTGCACAGAAGGATTCAGAAAATGCCAGCTGCACTTGGAACAAAGGAAGGGAAACCCACCTCCTCACCAAAAATGTTGCTACATTTAAATTGTGAGCATGTCTGTATTTCTGCCTTTAGGTCTGCTGAagttttccctccctttttctctctacTGGTCTTTGGTTACAACATGCCAATGTTCTGCTGTTTTACCAACAGCAAAAATGGGACCCAAGCTTTCCATCAACAGAGCTACAACAagagctctgtctgtgtgccacgGTCCTTGTTTGATGGGGATTTGGAGTTCAGTGTGAGAGCTCAGAATGACCTGGGAGAGGCAGTGTCTGATGTGATCTCACTGTCAGTCAGAGACATAAGTAAGTTCACACAGCATGAATGTCTGTTTTCAGCACTGCATCTGTATcaaaaataaagtgcaaaaGCTCTTTATTTGTCTCTGCAGTTATCCCCAGCACCCCTAAAATCATTATGGTGGAGTTTGGGAATAATTCCCTGACGGCCACATTACACTGGAACATTTCGGAATCATCGGGGCTATGGAGAGCCAGAGTCAGAATCGGAGATACCAGAAGACACACAGAATTCTGGGTAAGTCTGATGAAAGCAATctgcaacatttatttttttatcggTCAAGATTTTTATGACCCATTTCTTTTTCATCTAAATTCCTACTGCATGGAAATTTATAATCCCTGGAAGAACACTTTAATAATACTGAGGCTCTCTGTAGCATCCCTCGATAAAGCACTAGCGCTGGGTGCACTGATGAAAAAACGGTCCAAAATCAAGTCCTGACCCTGCTCACTTTGGCTATGGCCAGTAGCCCCACAGGCGAGAACATGCTTTGCTATAGCATTGCTTGGCACCTGCAGTGCAGTATACCTGCACCAGATTTACAAGTGGAGCAGTCCTCCAGCACACAAATCattgcagctcagctggtggattgACGCACACAGCCTATAGTCTATGAGCCGGTGTCTATATCAGATTGATGAGATTATTGTGTTTTCAGGGTCCTAGACAGGGTCCGGTGCAGCTGGAAGGCCTCAGACCCCTGTCCTGGTATGAATTCCAGATTCAAGCCTGCTCCATAGAAAAGAAGCCCAAGTGCAGCCAGTGGAGCTCCCCTGTACAGTACACAAGCCCAGGAACAGGTAGGGAATAATAGCGCTGTCTGCTAATTATGTTTCCGTGCCACCTATTTAGTGCAATTCATAAGACTTAGTTTATTGAATTATCACAACGTGACAAACATTCAATATGTCATATTTCTCCCTTTTAATTTATAGAAGCAACACCTTGTGATTATTTATAGTCACATTTTGTCCATTTCCCTTTTCCAGCACCTACTAAAAAATTAGATGTCTGGCGAATACTCAGAAGTTTTCAAGAGAATGGAACACGAAGTGTGACAGTTCTGTGGAAGGTATACCTAAGTACCCAACCATTGGCCAACCATTTACACTGGACTGCTCTAGAGGACAAAGCCATAATAATACTGTGAACAATACTGAATGCTGTCCTACCAATAATTCATTTCACTGTGTTAAAGGCATAACTTGTTCTGTCACTTAACTGCCACTGTTTTTTCTAACTCACAGAAGACGAAGTGGAAAGGGAGATTAGAGCGCTCTCTagtggataaaaaaataaaaactgctatATGCGTACAACCcatgcagattttaaaaaatatttgcataaaatgccATGGCAGTACTATTAATGTTTGAAATATGATACAATTTAAAATCCCAATACTGTTGATACTTCCATAATATAAAATCTGAGGTGAAAAATGGTAATTCATTGACATGTCTGTGTAGCTCAATTTGAGAAATCCAAAAGAAATCAGTCAACTAACTTTTTATCTTTTGTTGTATAGCCTCTCAGGCCCGAGGACTGCGGAGATGTGATGGTGGGTCACGAGCTCGTTTACCAGGAGCGAGGGCGGAGGCAGGTGATCACCTGCCCTGCCAATGTCACAGAGAAAACGTTCCGCGTGTCACCTGACGTGAGCAGAATCTTTGTCTACGCTGTCACATCCACAGGGAAGTCCCCACCTGCTGCTCTGCACATCTCAGAAGCAGGTGAGGGTTTCATTGCTGGTCTGTGGGAAAAAGTGCTACCCTCCGCTTAGTTCTGTGGTATCCGCATTAGTCACTTGCGCTGTGAGCCCTGCAACGGCTGCAGAAACAGTCTAGCTCGCTCGCCTAGCCCTACGGGAGAAGGACATATAATAatactttgtttctttttctattaTGTAATTGCAAATGCtcttctgtgaagcactttgggctgTAAACCATTGCATGGAAAGTGCTACAATaatagagaaataaagaaatggataaataataactgaaataaCTCAATGACGAGAGGCAATGCATATTAAATAGGAGAATGGTAAgataaaaaagcaacaacaagaaaatccataataaaaacaaatgtactaATTAAAAGCCAACCTTAATAAGTGTTTTCAGCTGTGCTATAAATCTGTCAACTGACAGTAAAAATCTGATATATTGTGGTAGAATGTTCCACAGCTTTAGGGCATAAATGCAAAAGGCCTACTCTCCACTTTGTTTATGCTTCAGTGTCTAGGAGGGCAAATCCCAGTCCTGGCTCCCAAAAGTTCTGTGTTTGCCAGCATTCCTATAATGGAATGTCAGGATCTGACATTGTGTGACACAATGCACTATATCTATAAATAATCAAATGACAACTTAATGAACTAGTTTGGTGGGAAGGACAGAACAATGATTTGACAAGACCTGTGATTTGTGGTTTTAATATGTACCTTGGTTCACCCGGGTGAAGGTCTCACCATGCCTCATGTGAGAGATGTGGCTCCTGCACATAAAGGCAGTGTTCTCCTGACCTGGGATGCGTTTACGAGCCATGAGAATGTGTCAGCACTCGGCTATGTTGTTCAGTGGCAGAGCCACTCTCAAGATATGCAATGGAAGAGTCTAGCTGCTGCAGATAGCTCTACCCTCATTGAAGGTAGGGACTCCTATGATTGATGTTCAATTCTAAAACAATTATGATATGATCTGAACTCTAAAatatgatttctttttaaaatgaagatgaTTCAGAAACAGTCATTTTTCATAATCCATAATCCGTGTAGCCTGTGTAGCTGCAGAAAAACatttagacatgttatacatacacatacattgaTTAAACAGACACACTTACTGTCTGACTTAAAATTGTGATGAAGATTAacaattgaataaataaaatgattaactgAAAATTTCAGGTTTGGAACCAGGAGTAAGATTCAACATATCCTTGTTTGCAATAACATCAGTGGGCATATCTGATCCTGCCTTTCGCCAAGCCTATTCTGAAGAAGAGAGTaagtttaatgtttatttgttacATTGTTTTATAGTGGTGACTGAATCTGTATAAGTGCCCTTCATTTatgagggggggcgaggggaaggggggggggggggattggcaGAACAATGGCACAAAAAAGGCTGTTCCTATTAAATCTCTATAATCATTATGTGTTTATTGTTATCTGTTTCAGAACCACTCTCTGGGCCAAAAGTTTCATTGCTGAATTTCGAAGGAACCCATATACTAATTCAGTGGGAGGATCTTAGCCTGGAACAGAAGAGAGGTTTCATCACTAACTATACTGTCTATGTGAGGAAACGCAACAATGGACAACAATGTGAGAaaatgtctgcctgtgtgtgtgtgtctgcgtgtgtgtgtgtgtgtgcgtgtgcgcacataTGCctgggtgcgtgtgtatgtgcgtgtgtgtatttactcATGCTTTAGTCTCTGAATCCTTCAGCCTGCTACCTGTGCTTTATTACACATACAAAGCCACAGACCAACAACAGGGGTTTTCTCCGCTTACTGAAAACTTTCTGTCATTTCCAGTAACTCAGTTCTCCGAGTCATCAGGGTGAAAATTATAAGAATCCTGCCACTAGATGGCTCTTATTCAGCATGGTTGTACTCACCACAGTGCCCACCAGCGTATGTAAAACTAGAACTTAGTATATGGTAACAAAACAACATCCTTGTGACACTAGTcccacattttttaatgcttgtttgaaaatttgaattctATGGCCGGAAAGCATTACATATTGCCATTTTATCTTACCTAAAGTTTGTATGAGGAATTAACAGCCAATAATACATTTGGTGGATCGTTTTAAAGGTCTCTTCCACAATACATACATCCATACAGGGCTCTGCATGCTAAAATTTTCTTGGGGAGTGAAAAACGTATATGtatcacatttttgttcattttcaaagtgtACATTGTTTGAATAAAACCATGCAGCAGAAACTTGAAACAGCAGGGGCTGTTCAACTTCAGTTGTGCACTAGGCTGTGGCAAGTGAGATGAGCTAAAATTAATCATCTGATGTGAGAACAACAGGAAGGAGAGTCAAAAGCGGAAGATGTGTGGCTACATGTGCTCTCATGAAACTGAAAACAGCTGCATGCTTTTAACATACCTCCTGTTCATGGTTGCTTTACCGTATGAACAACAATATGCTCATGCATGAAGATAGCATGGCTAGAACTTTCCACCTATCCAACCTtgattacatttgtttaaaatacattcagatgttatttaacacatttatgtgtatttattgttcTTATATctactcattttaaatgtttttaaataccaCAGGTATTTATAGgtaaagcaaacaaaatcacACTGGAGAAAGCACCTTTAATTTTGCCTATAACATACTAGCAAAATGTAGATTAGaacagtaatttaaaaacacGAATGGTTTTTGATACTTTATTGTTGGGTCTTCACAGTGACCCTGGGAGGCTCTATGTCCAGACAAATGTGGCTAAACCACCTGGACACGCCCTTTGACCTTCATATCTCTGCCTCCAACTCTGCTGGGGAGGGtcctctgggggagggggtcttcTGCCAGCTCCAACGCTCTCCAAAAGGTCAGCAGCATCTTTCAGCTACTACTGGTCACCCAGTGCTTGAagtataattttacattttaaaaaatttcatttatatgtttacataaatttttctttttttggggggtggtcAAATCACAAGGGCTTCTTGTtttgagagggggaggggtgggcgaaTCAGCTCAGGCTTCATGCATAATGACCCCAGTTCAGGTTTCCTTTATGTCTTCTTCTAACCCTTGAGTTATAAATGTTACACCAACGTTTAGGCCAACGCTACATTTTTCATAAGACCACAGGAGCAACAAACTTGCTGCTCAATGAAATGTTATATATACACTAAATCACTCCTTCATCAGTGCAGTGTCAGAAACAATGTATGTAGCCTACCTAAAATATCAGTCAATCATACTGACTAGCATTAAAGCACTATCTTCTGAGATTGTGTAAAACGTGTTTCAGAGCTATTTTCTAATGCATACATGaaatttgtgttatttatacATTGTTAGTTTTCTGTAATGGTGTTTCTTTGGAACTACACTCCTCCAGATTGGTCAGATGTTGGGCTTGGCCTTATGATTGCTGTCCCTCTGGTGATTCTTGCCAACTTGATGTGCTGGAATTGTGTTCGGAGAAGGtaacaaatgaaaacagtgtTTCTGAATCAAACTACATACCTTGTGAtttctctctgcactgtgatcttATCGACACTAAAATGCTTAGCGGTAATGCAGTCTTCGGGTTTATTCAATGTTATTTTTGGCTCACCCCCGCATATGCATTATCACAGTCAACAACTATAGATTAAAATTGAATCCATTTGGTATTGTTGCTGTAACTTTATTGAcctgtgttttctgtctgtctttaatGCACCATTTTCACTACTCTATTTAACCACTCTGATGCTGTAAACTGTCTGTTTTCAGTATTACGAGGACATGCACAATGGTTGGACCCCAGTGGTTGTTTGAGAACTTCCCCAAAGTtgaaaacagcacagccaccaAGCTACTGCAGGTCAATAACCCTTTTCAAGTGATAAAGAGTTCCAGATTTGATGTACATTTCCAAATGCCACTGCAgaacatattaaaatgtatgttccaTTTACTGCTCAATTATTTGGAACACTTGAGTATTCAGTCAAACATTAAAGAGTTATCTGAACCAGGTTTTACTTCAAAATCACACTGCTTTCACTCTTGCAACAAACCATGACATTGTGTTTCTTACCTCAGGAGAAGGGAAGAAGTGACTCGGAGTCTTCCTGGAGGTCCATGTATGTTGATCCCCCCTTTACTCCAGTGGAGATCATCCCAGCAGAGAGGACAGACTGGCACCCCCCTGCTGTGGGGCTCAAGAGTGCTGATGTGGGTATGGAAGGAGCGGTGTTACTAAGGAAACCAGAGACTGGTCCGCTCTTGGAAGAGGATCATGCATACAAGCCCCAGATCACCAGTGCAGCTCAAGAGGAGTTACCAGAGGAGGAGGATAATCCATGGGTGACTCCCTTGCACACAGAGGTGACTCTAATCCCGTGCCAGGAGGACACAGTGTGCAGTACGCATGTGTCCGAGTTTCTGAGAGACTGGCTCTCTGACATCACTCAGGACAGATCTGGGGCAGGCCTGAACACCACGGGAGGCATCCACTTCAAAGGCACACCCCTGATTGTTCACACCACTGGGTCCTGGCCGGAGGAAGGGCTGACAGAGCTGGGCGACTGCCCCGAGGACATCCACCTGGGGCAGACCTTACTGCCAGACCAACTGGTCAACTGCCTGAGAAGTCCTGCCATTGACTTGTCTCCCACCACCTTCCTCAGGGAATTACCCTGCATGCCACACAGTACCACTACTgaggaatgtgtgtgagtgagtgtgtgtgtgtgtgtgtgtgtgtatatgtgcgtgtgtgtgtatatatgtgtatgtgcatgtgtgtgtatgtctgtgtgtgtgtgtgtgtgtgtgtgtacgtgtgtgtgagagagagagtgagtgaatgagatgGAAGGGGAATAATGACATAGACTGCAAGCTTGCCATGTATGAGCAAGAAAAACCGTTGGAAACAATGGTGAAACATGCCAGTGAAACACCAATACTTTTTGCcactttaaatgcatatttttgcaAATCAGCATTATCCATATTTCTAATGGGAAACAAGGATGagttcattaatatttaaaaaggtttttgttaaatattttaagtgGAATATACTATtatgtgctattactttgttagtggtatgtttgtgtgtcacaAGCCCTTTGATTAATTCTTATATCGTTTTACACTTGTTTACAATCagcaggaattaaaaaaaataattttcagctGTTCAGAACTGCTCGTTAGGCTGTTGTCAACTAGTTTAGATCCATCTGTCCATCCTATTTATATACAGGGGGACTAAAAGTTGTGTCCTCAGACTTTTAGTCCCCACTGTTCATAGGTGGATTTCTTGTGACTGAGTTGAAATAAAGgatttaaccccttaagtcaTGATGACCCATATTCGGGCtggagtgggtttatttgcattaattCTGTTCTATTATGATTAAATTTTCTATCAATCTGGTCACACGATGCACCATTTGAAGGTGTTAAAACACATGGTTCTATATCTATAAACTACTTCTCTGTGCCAATGTTTCAGGGACAATAATGATCAATTATCAATAATTTCAATTTTGCCATTACATACACGCCTAAAGTATTGTGTACAAAATGAGTTATCACTGATTCTCTGGAACAAAATAAGCCCAACTGTAAGGTCCTCTAACAGGTGCTGGCCAAGCAATCCCTCAATATAGCTAATGGGACCTGCAATGACTCAACATGGACAATATAACTTCTACCCAGTACACTGCCAGCCAGTGGCAAGTCATTATAGTGACAACTGAGAAGCATTTTAGATAATGAAATTCATGTTTCTAACTTCATGTATCAGTTGTTTGGCAAGGATAAAAGGACACGCGTTGTTTCGCTGGCATAAACAAACCATAGTATGCCAGAAAAGGTTGTTTTACCgcaaaaaaatctattttgcaATGACTAAGTCTGAACAGAAAACTTGGCTTTTGGAGGACTTGGAAGAACTCACttgtctgagtgaatatttttgAGGAGGACAGAGAAAACGTCTTTGACTCCACATCAGAGGGCATGCTCAGTGAAGGACTTGATCTTATTTTATATTAGTGAGCATCAAAAtaaattcttaaaatatttttattattcagtactTTTATAAATAAGGACTTgacataatgaaaaataattaaaatattttcataatactGAGAAATGAGAATGTTTTGACATGTTGTTGGGGGTGGGAATTTGACATAAACCTCAATCAATGGACTTCAATGGATTAGGTagataatgtatttattttctacaatcttccagacctgctgctgccagaggttgCAAGGCCAGAGCAAGGACAGGGAGGAGGATAGGGgataagagagggaggggaatggtgacaggcagggggaaagcaagccactACTTCTTCCATTAGCATATAGTATAACGTATATGGAATTTTAAACCTCAATAACCCATAATATCATTTTgttaccaagtgtccttttaGAGTCGCCAAATAACTTTTTTGAAAACCTGCCAAATATTGCCCTGACAACAGCAATGCTGATTGCTCATTTTGAGTGGTACTGTCCTCAGTTTTAGACCAGGATTTGTCAAGCATTGTGTCTAAGGCTGCATTGTATTTCTAAGCCCACCAGGCACAGCTccaagcatctgtatccactcaaaaaaagttgagaaaaaaacagtgtttgagcttctgttactttgtttcaataatatttagagtaattctgactcttggCAGGTAACCCTCCCATGGGTCACCTTTCAAAAAAGACCATTATGCTTgaagtcaaaagggttcaagaacagtaaccattttattttgggtatgtcattttcaggtacAGAAAACGGGGTGATTCATAAGGAGTTAACAAATAGACATTATGTACTAGATTTGTCCAGTGTCAAACAAGTCATATACTGTAGTATTCTCAACATTTGTATATGCCAGCTTTCAAGCAAATGTTCACTCCCTGAAATATATGTCTCTGAAGGGGAAGCTATCGACAGTAGTGTTGTGAGTCATTGGCCGAAAACAGCAAGTGTCAGTGTTAAGCAGTGCATTCTGACAGTGTAGACACTGTGACGTCTGCACACCAAAGCCGTTTTCATAACTTCCTGAGAAGTCCTCATTTCCTTTCAACTGTAAAGTTCAACTAAGTGTGGGTTAAAATAATTTGGCCCACTaaatatgttacatttaaaGTGTCCATATCAAGATAGTGtaattatgtgtttttaaaatacatacatcAATGTAGTAATCTCTTTAACAAACTCAAAACCTAAAAATTGGAAGTTATAGGCCAATTTAGATTAGCCCTAATCCATTAGTTCACCTCACACATCTTACACTGAAAAAGGAAGCCGCTGCCTTTCCAGCTGATACGTCCAGAAACACTGAGCATGGTTATGTAGGTGCTAAGGAAGCCATTCCACAATGATATGCTATAAATAAGTGCTTAACATGTGGCTGCAAATATCCAAGGAAATAAAATTAGTTTAATTTAAGAAATAACTAGGCAAAACCACAGCACGCAAAATAAATTGCCAGGAGATGGCACATAGCCCTTAGTGGTCCTTGCAACAGTTTGTGTTGGAGAGGAAAATGTCGATTTTGCAAtggaaaggaaagagaaagtAAATGGGAATTTCCCTTTTAATTATCACTGATTGAAATGAATTTGCACAGCCTACAGAATAATGTTCAGCAACTACAATGATTAATTCAGTCTTCAGCATTGGTTATGGCATTTATGTGTTTCctcaacaaaaaatgaaaaagcatcaATTGAAATAATGGATGGTTGCCCTTGCCATAGTAACCTGCTAATTCCAATGGCTTTTTCAAATACTTCCCACACTTTGACATATATGACTTTAGTCTGAAATACGATAATACATGATATATGAAATAGGTTATTATTCATTGTAAATAACCTCAAGAACAAATATTATGTATGACTTGTGGTACTGGCTCAAGCGTTCCGAGGGGGgaactgaaaatgtgttaaatacGCAAATGTCAACTGCAGTAACTCACTTCCACTTGCGCGCAGCAAACGCTGAGCACGCGCTCTCGTATCCAAATCTTTAAGCGCTGAACACGTAAAATGAGAGGGAGTATGGATCGTTTAAGTATTGAATCTAACTATTTCGTGTGAATGTTTATGTCagttgaaaataattcattctctcaacaatgaaaaaagtaaaaccgCAGTCTACAGTATTGCCGGATAAACTTGGTAAGTAGCCTATTTTTTCCATTACACAATGGCGTGAGTCTTGGGATACGTTGTTTTAATACTTACTCGTTTTGTGGGATATCAATAATACCAATGTCATCCTTAGTCAGAAAGTTACTCGTAGTAACCCATTATTTAATCATAGGTTTTCATATAAGTTACATAGTTAACGTTTGCAAGTGAATGTTTGTGTACTTTCCCATACACATACAGCAGGTGTAAATCCATACTAGACGTTAGACAAGTAATGCAATTATTACAGCGAAAAATTCCCAAGAGCATTTGTCGTTTCATTATGTTCGGCCACACGTGTTGggataatgtttgttttttaatctatCTGAAATGTTGGTGATTTGTACAGCTTTGTAAGGTTTGGCAGTTTCTTATTTTCTAAGGTGCACACTGGAGTTCCTGCGGATCAAATACcgtttttcaataaaaatgtcagtggCAAGGGCGGACCTAACGCTACAAAGAGGACAGCATAAGTAATCATATAGCCAAATATCGACCATATACAGATTAAACGGGTGGAATAATAGGACCAATGACTTCTCTATGTGCGGGTCTGCCAGCCCTTACACTGGTGACTCTGCTGTGTGGCGTACCAGCAGCAACAGGTAAATCATAATGGATCacattcaaatgtttatttccaGCTTTTATTTAC
This is a stretch of genomic DNA from Anguilla rostrata isolate EN2019 chromosome 4, ASM1855537v3, whole genome shotgun sequence. It encodes these proteins:
- the il23r gene encoding interleukin-23 receptor, which encodes MAFCRKVWDILFVNLLCWKIGSSMQVICSGVLQVEPGIVVYMGSELTVLCRSYVERCGRHFSIYLNRQLQGPLEVINCTTVSLRLANVVPNAQLVCRVSQDKMQQTVCGTVLQPGFPPEKPTGLRCFAQKDSENASCTWNKGRETHLLTKNVATFKFKNGTQAFHQQSYNKSSVCVPRSLFDGDLEFSVRAQNDLGEAVSDVISLSVRDIIIPSTPKIIMVEFGNNSLTATLHWNISESSGLWRARVRIGDTRRHTEFWGPRQGPVQLEGLRPLSWYEFQIQACSIEKKPKCSQWSSPVQYTSPGTAPTKKLDVWRILRSFQENGTRSVTVLWKPLRPEDCGDVMVGHELVYQERGRRQVITCPANVTEKTFRVSPDVSRIFVYAVTSTGKSPPAALHISEAGLTMPHVRDVAPAHKGSVLLTWDAFTSHENVSALGYVVQWQSHSQDMQWKSLAAADSSTLIEGLEPGVRFNISLFAITSVGISDPAFRQAYSEEEKPLSGPKVSLLNFEGTHILIQWEDLSLEQKRGFITNYTVYVRKRNNGQQLTLGGSMSRQMWLNHLDTPFDLHISASNSAGEGPLGEGVFCQLQRSPKDWSDVGLGLMIAVPLVILANLMCWNCVRRSITRTCTMVGPQWLFENFPKVENSTATKLLQEKGRSDSESSWRSMYVDPPFTPVEIIPAERTDWHPPAVGLKSADVGMEGAVLLRKPETGPLLEEDHAYKPQITSAAQEELPEEEDNPWVTPLHTEVTLIPCQEDTVCSTHVSEFLRDWLSDITQDRSGAGLNTTGGIHFKGTPLIVHTTGSWPEEGLTELGDCPEDIHLGQTLLPDQLVNCLRSPAIDLSPTTFLRELPCMPHSTTTEECV